One genomic segment of Bombus vancouverensis nearcticus chromosome 11, iyBomVanc1_principal, whole genome shotgun sequence includes these proteins:
- the LOC117159278 gene encoding mitochondrial tRNA-specific 2-thiouridylase 1 isoform X1 has product MFKKVIVGISGGVDSAVSALLLKNKGFNVTGVFMKNWDIKDETGICQTEEDYEDAQWVCKKLDIPLVEVNFVKEYWNNIFSYLTEQYENGYTPNPDILCNKYIKFDHFFNFACNKLQADAIATGHYVRTSFGSYLEHFKPDTNVSLFQARDAEKDQTFFLCQVPQQALRFSMFPLGEYLKKDVKQIAWKAGLDKVALKRESRGICFVGKRNFQNFISKYISDKPGDFVDLDDGRVVGKHMGFHHWTIGQNIKISGLPAAYYVYKKDINTNNIIVVKGTHNSALYSELIITETPYWISSEPEFNSFSRLLNCDLRFQHRDPLVSCTVHKNLKNQLIIQLSQPLRAITEGQFVTLYNGEECLGSAVISYCGPSYYSLNQEVKMDHYRGNNETQKQIADTSI; this is encoded by the exons atgtttaaaaaagtaATTGTGGGTATATCTGGTGGGGTTGATAGCGCTGTATCAGCACTGCTTCTAAAAAATAAAG GATTCAATGTCACCGGTGTATTCATGAAAAATTGGGACATCAAAGATGAGACTGGAATTTGTCAGACTGAGGAGGATTATGAAGATGCACAATGGGTGTGCAAAAAATTAGATATTCCTCTTGTTGAAGTCAATTTTGTAAAAGAATATTGGAATAATATCTTTTC CTATTTAACAGAACAATATGAGAATGGATATACACCAAATCCTGATATTTTGTGTAACAAGTACATCAAATTCGATCATTTCTTCAACTTTGCATGTAATAAACTTCAGGCTGATGCTATTGCAACTGGACACTATGTCAGAACCAGTTTTGGTTCTTACCTTGAACATTTTAAGCCAGATAcaa ATGTCAGCTTATTTCAAGCTCGAGATGCAGAAAAAGATCAAACATTTTTCTTGTGCCAAGTACCTCAACAAGCTTTAAGATTCTCCATGTTTCCCCTTGGAGAATATTTGAAGAAAGACGTTAAACAAATTGCTTGGAAGGCTGGATTGGACAAAGTTGCTCTAAAAAGGGAAAGCAGAGGGATATGTTTTGTGGGAAaacgaaattttcaaaatttcatatcCAAG tacATATCTGACAAACCTGGAGACTTTGTAGACTTGGATGATGGTCGGGTAGTGGGAAAGCATATGGGCTTTCATCATTGGACCATAGggcaaaatataaaaattagtgGTTTACCAGCTGCATACTATGTGTATAAGAAAGATATTAACACAAATAACATCATTGTA GTAAAAGGAACACACAATTCAGCGCTATATTCAGAACTTATAATAACAGAAACTCCGTACTGGATATCATCAGAGCCAGAATTTAATAGTTTCTCTAGACTATTAAATTGCGATTTGCGCTTTCAACATAGAGATCCCTTGGTATCTTGCAcagttcataaaaatttaaagaatcagtTAATAATACAGCTTAGTCAACCATTAAGAGCAATTACAGAGGGACAG TTTGTCACCTTATATAATGGAGAAGAGTGTCTAGGTAGCGCTGTAATCTCATATTGTGGTCCATCATACTATAGTTTAAATCAAGAAGTAAAAATGGATCATTATCGAGGAAACAACGAGACACAAAAACAGATCGCGGACACGAGTATATAG
- the LOC117159278 gene encoding mitochondrial tRNA-specific 2-thiouridylase 1 isoform X2 yields the protein MKNWDIKDETGICQTEEDYEDAQWVCKKLDIPLVEVNFVKEYWNNIFSYLTEQYENGYTPNPDILCNKYIKFDHFFNFACNKLQADAIATGHYVRTSFGSYLEHFKPDTNVSLFQARDAEKDQTFFLCQVPQQALRFSMFPLGEYLKKDVKQIAWKAGLDKVALKRESRGICFVGKRNFQNFISKYISDKPGDFVDLDDGRVVGKHMGFHHWTIGQNIKISGLPAAYYVYKKDINTNNIIVVKGTHNSALYSELIITETPYWISSEPEFNSFSRLLNCDLRFQHRDPLVSCTVHKNLKNQLIIQLSQPLRAITEGQFVTLYNGEECLGSAVISYCGPSYYSLNQEVKMDHYRGNNETQKQIADTSI from the exons ATGAAAAATTGGGACATCAAAGATGAGACTGGAATTTGTCAGACTGAGGAGGATTATGAAGATGCACAATGGGTGTGCAAAAAATTAGATATTCCTCTTGTTGAAGTCAATTTTGTAAAAGAATATTGGAATAATATCTTTTC CTATTTAACAGAACAATATGAGAATGGATATACACCAAATCCTGATATTTTGTGTAACAAGTACATCAAATTCGATCATTTCTTCAACTTTGCATGTAATAAACTTCAGGCTGATGCTATTGCAACTGGACACTATGTCAGAACCAGTTTTGGTTCTTACCTTGAACATTTTAAGCCAGATAcaa ATGTCAGCTTATTTCAAGCTCGAGATGCAGAAAAAGATCAAACATTTTTCTTGTGCCAAGTACCTCAACAAGCTTTAAGATTCTCCATGTTTCCCCTTGGAGAATATTTGAAGAAAGACGTTAAACAAATTGCTTGGAAGGCTGGATTGGACAAAGTTGCTCTAAAAAGGGAAAGCAGAGGGATATGTTTTGTGGGAAaacgaaattttcaaaatttcatatcCAAG tacATATCTGACAAACCTGGAGACTTTGTAGACTTGGATGATGGTCGGGTAGTGGGAAAGCATATGGGCTTTCATCATTGGACCATAGggcaaaatataaaaattagtgGTTTACCAGCTGCATACTATGTGTATAAGAAAGATATTAACACAAATAACATCATTGTA GTAAAAGGAACACACAATTCAGCGCTATATTCAGAACTTATAATAACAGAAACTCCGTACTGGATATCATCAGAGCCAGAATTTAATAGTTTCTCTAGACTATTAAATTGCGATTTGCGCTTTCAACATAGAGATCCCTTGGTATCTTGCAcagttcataaaaatttaaagaatcagtTAATAATACAGCTTAGTCAACCATTAAGAGCAATTACAGAGGGACAG TTTGTCACCTTATATAATGGAGAAGAGTGTCTAGGTAGCGCTGTAATCTCATATTGTGGTCCATCATACTATAGTTTAAATCAAGAAGTAAAAATGGATCATTATCGAGGAAACAACGAGACACAAAAACAGATCGCGGACACGAGTATATAG
- the LOC117159278 gene encoding mitochondrial tRNA-specific 2-thiouridylase 1 isoform X3 translates to MRLEFVRLRRIMKMHNGYLTEQYENGYTPNPDILCNKYIKFDHFFNFACNKLQADAIATGHYVRTSFGSYLEHFKPDTNVSLFQARDAEKDQTFFLCQVPQQALRFSMFPLGEYLKKDVKQIAWKAGLDKVALKRESRGICFVGKRNFQNFISKYISDKPGDFVDLDDGRVVGKHMGFHHWTIGQNIKISGLPAAYYVYKKDINTNNIIVVKGTHNSALYSELIITETPYWISSEPEFNSFSRLLNCDLRFQHRDPLVSCTVHKNLKNQLIIQLSQPLRAITEGQFVTLYNGEECLGSAVISYCGPSYYSLNQEVKMDHYRGNNETQKQIADTSI, encoded by the exons ATGAGACTGGAATTTGTCAGACTGAGGAGGATTATGAAGATGCACAATGG CTATTTAACAGAACAATATGAGAATGGATATACACCAAATCCTGATATTTTGTGTAACAAGTACATCAAATTCGATCATTTCTTCAACTTTGCATGTAATAAACTTCAGGCTGATGCTATTGCAACTGGACACTATGTCAGAACCAGTTTTGGTTCTTACCTTGAACATTTTAAGCCAGATAcaa ATGTCAGCTTATTTCAAGCTCGAGATGCAGAAAAAGATCAAACATTTTTCTTGTGCCAAGTACCTCAACAAGCTTTAAGATTCTCCATGTTTCCCCTTGGAGAATATTTGAAGAAAGACGTTAAACAAATTGCTTGGAAGGCTGGATTGGACAAAGTTGCTCTAAAAAGGGAAAGCAGAGGGATATGTTTTGTGGGAAaacgaaattttcaaaatttcatatcCAAG tacATATCTGACAAACCTGGAGACTTTGTAGACTTGGATGATGGTCGGGTAGTGGGAAAGCATATGGGCTTTCATCATTGGACCATAGggcaaaatataaaaattagtgGTTTACCAGCTGCATACTATGTGTATAAGAAAGATATTAACACAAATAACATCATTGTA GTAAAAGGAACACACAATTCAGCGCTATATTCAGAACTTATAATAACAGAAACTCCGTACTGGATATCATCAGAGCCAGAATTTAATAGTTTCTCTAGACTATTAAATTGCGATTTGCGCTTTCAACATAGAGATCCCTTGGTATCTTGCAcagttcataaaaatttaaagaatcagtTAATAATACAGCTTAGTCAACCATTAAGAGCAATTACAGAGGGACAG TTTGTCACCTTATATAATGGAGAAGAGTGTCTAGGTAGCGCTGTAATCTCATATTGTGGTCCATCATACTATAGTTTAAATCAAGAAGTAAAAATGGATCATTATCGAGGAAACAACGAGACACAAAAACAGATCGCGGACACGAGTATATAG